The Saccopteryx leptura isolate mSacLep1 chromosome 2, mSacLep1_pri_phased_curated, whole genome shotgun sequence genome has a window encoding:
- the PEX19 gene encoding peroxisomal biogenesis factor 19 isoform X2 encodes MTQTGNWKSFWKDALFASQEKFFQELFDSELASQATAEFEKAMKELAEEEPHLVEQFQKLSEAAGRVGNDVTSQQEFTSCLKETLSGLAKNATDLQNSGMSEEELTRAMEGLGMDEGEGEGNILPIMQSIMQNLLSKDVLYPSLKEITEKYPEWLQSHRESLPSEQFEKYQEQHSVMGKICEQFEAETPTDSEATQKARFETVLDLMQQLQDLGHPPKELAGEMPPGLNFDLDALNLSGPPGANGEQCLIM; translated from the exons ATGACGCAGACCGGGAATTGGAAGAGCTTCTGGAAA GATGCCCTCTTTGCCTCCCAGGAGAAGTTTTTCCAGGAGCTATTCGATAGTGAGCTGGCTTCCCAAGCCACTGCTGAGTTTGAGAAGGCCATGAAGGagttggctgaagaagagccccACCTGGTGGAGCAGTTCCAGAAGCTCTCGGAGGCTGCTGGAAGAGTGG GTAATGATGTGACTTCCCAACAAGAATTCACTTCTTGCCTAAAGGAGACACTAAGTGGACTAGCCAAAAATGCCACTGATCTgcag aaCTCAGGCATGTCAGAAGAGGAGCTGACCAGAGCCATGGAAGGGCTGGGCATGgatgaaggggagggggaagggaacatCCTCCCCATCATGCAGAGTATCATGCAGAACCTGCTGTCCAAGGATGTGCTGTACCCGTCACTGAAGGAGATCACAGAGAAG TATCCAGAATGGTTGCAGAGTCACCGGGAATCTCTACCTTCAGAACAGTTTGAAAAATACCAGGAACAACACAGTGTCATGGGCAAGATATGTGAGCAGTTTGAGGCGGAGACCCCCACAGACAGTGAGGCCACTCAGAAGGCTCGTTTTGAGACGGTACTGGATCTTATGCAGCAG CTACAGGATTTGGGCCACCCTCCGAAAGAGCTGGCTGGGGAGATG CCTCCTGGCCTCAACTTTGATCTGGATGCCCTCAATTTGTCGGGCCCACCAGGTGCCAATGGCGAACAGTGTCTGATCATGTGA
- the PEX19 gene encoding peroxisomal biogenesis factor 19 isoform X1 translates to MAAVEEDSLVRDDADRELEELLESALDDFDKARPSPAPPPTSTTHDASGPQKRSPGDTAKDALFASQEKFFQELFDSELASQATAEFEKAMKELAEEEPHLVEQFQKLSEAAGRVGNDVTSQQEFTSCLKETLSGLAKNATDLQNSGMSEEELTRAMEGLGMDEGEGEGNILPIMQSIMQNLLSKDVLYPSLKEITEKYPEWLQSHRESLPSEQFEKYQEQHSVMGKICEQFEAETPTDSEATQKARFETVLDLMQQLQDLGHPPKELAGEMPPGLNFDLDALNLSGPPGANGEQCLIM, encoded by the exons ATGGCTGCCGTGGAGGAGGACAGTCTGGTTAGGGATGACGCAGACCGGGAATTGGAAGAGCTTCTGGAAA GTGCTCTTGATGATTTCGATAAGGCCAGACCCTCCCCAGCACCCCCTCCTACCAGCACGACCCATGATGCTTCAGGGCCCCAGAAGAGATCACCAGGAGACACTGCCAAA GATGCCCTCTTTGCCTCCCAGGAGAAGTTTTTCCAGGAGCTATTCGATAGTGAGCTGGCTTCCCAAGCCACTGCTGAGTTTGAGAAGGCCATGAAGGagttggctgaagaagagccccACCTGGTGGAGCAGTTCCAGAAGCTCTCGGAGGCTGCTGGAAGAGTGG GTAATGATGTGACTTCCCAACAAGAATTCACTTCTTGCCTAAAGGAGACACTAAGTGGACTAGCCAAAAATGCCACTGATCTgcag aaCTCAGGCATGTCAGAAGAGGAGCTGACCAGAGCCATGGAAGGGCTGGGCATGgatgaaggggagggggaagggaacatCCTCCCCATCATGCAGAGTATCATGCAGAACCTGCTGTCCAAGGATGTGCTGTACCCGTCACTGAAGGAGATCACAGAGAAG TATCCAGAATGGTTGCAGAGTCACCGGGAATCTCTACCTTCAGAACAGTTTGAAAAATACCAGGAACAACACAGTGTCATGGGCAAGATATGTGAGCAGTTTGAGGCGGAGACCCCCACAGACAGTGAGGCCACTCAGAAGGCTCGTTTTGAGACGGTACTGGATCTTATGCAGCAG CTACAGGATTTGGGCCACCCTCCGAAAGAGCTGGCTGGGGAGATG CCTCCTGGCCTCAACTTTGATCTGGATGCCCTCAATTTGTCGGGCCCACCAGGTGCCAATGGCGAACAGTGTCTGATCATGTGA